The genome window GCCACAGTGCATCACCTGCTCCAGGCATGGGCAACTTGATATAGGACATTCATACAGCCATAGGATGCTTTCCTTATGAGGAGAGGCATGAATTTCTGCCAGGCAAACTGAATTTGGTTTGCCTGGCAGAAAACAGGAGAGGGACAGACAGGGCACCACAGCCCCATGCCTTGGGAAACGGGGATCTCCTCCATGCAGCAAGGTGAGGGGGGCAGGTGGAAGCTGGTTGAGCTCTCAGCaaagtgcatttttcttcaACACCAAAACTAGGCAGGTTGTGGGGCTGAGACCAAGGTGTCCACACAGCAGCCACTACGTACCCAGAGTGACTTTGCTATGAGGGGTGACTCCACACAGCTACCCCAGCTCTGACAGTTCTTCATTGTCACTGAGGGCCTCTCTGTTGCTTTTGAAACCCACAAGAGGACAGAGCACTCAAGATCCTTGCAGGAATCTGTCCATTTACTTAGGCCATGTCTCCCAAATCAGCTCTGTAAGACCTGAAAAGACATAACTTTCTTCCAAAGTAGCTGTTGTGGCCACCAAATACTGGATGAATATCTACAGAGCTGGGACTTAAACATGCCAAACCTTGTCTCATTTCTGAAAGTTCTGGCAAATGTGACCCCACCTCAACTCTCTTTTGAGCAAGGCAAGAGATCCAACCACCAACCAAAGGCCTCTTGGAGTCCTCAACCCTGATACTGAAGAGGGATAAGAAGCACAAGATCCTGCTTATATTCTTTTCCAAGATAAAACAGACACCTGCATAGtgcttcaaaattaatttttgccaACATGGAAAGAAGGACTCACACCAAGCTGGAAACAAGATGGGAAAATACTCAAATgttccttttccctttgcttgATGGTTCCTAGAAAGCCTCCCAGCCAATGAAAGCAATGGGGTTAACACTGACACAGGACAGCACCATAACCCTTCTAACCATTCAAACCATAACCTGTATTTCTGCTCTAGTATTCCTTCAACAGAAAATTAGGCTGTATTAGGTTAATGCAacatcaaagaagaaaacagacatAGGAGAGAAGGCTTAATGCCTGTGTCTAAGCAACTCACTCAGTCCTTCCTGACATGTTACTGTACAGCCACATGTGTTGTCACCACCATGGCACAGCCTGTGAGCCACCAACACTGAACACTCACCCCACAAGGGAACCAGGCATGGGACCAGGGACCAGAGACCAGAACACTGCTCAGTCACTGGGGCAGCCAGGGCCCCTTTCActccacagcagggcagggatgcagCACAGCATCACATCCTCAGTGACAGAAAGCCCTACCACACCTTATCCttaaaaaattccagaatttcCAGAGTTCATTATTCTTGCATTACCAAATAGCAATCCAGATATCCACCTAATCCAGCTAATCCACAGTTTATCCATCACAGGAAATGAGTCTTCCAGCATTGAGCAGCAGTGAAGTTTATCTGTTTTCTGTGCAAGGCAAAGTCTAAATCCTGGATTTGGGTCTGGTGGGGCTTTGTGAGAAAAGGCCAGATGCTTGCGTTTGCTTAGAACAGAGAATGGCCATAACTTGTAAGAGCACTCAGCAACCAGTGCTAAATCAGGTTTTGCCTGGTGACCCCCATTCTGTGGCCACCAGACCCTCAAGACACTTGGCTTGTCAGGTGCTGCTCCCATGGCTCCCAAGTCATGTAACCTGCTGTGCTTGCTTGCAGGACTTCTCCTAGGAAAAATGGGTGAACGAGGAGCCCCGCTGGTTAACGTGTGCCAGTGTCTGAACGAAGCAGTTATGAAAATTGTCTCAATGGCTGTTTGGTAAATCTGGTTTTGATGgattgattttctttcctgctatCTAATGGCAATGCTGCTCACATGTCTGCAAGTGTCTGTTGTGAGCACTGAACTTGTTTTCGTGTGATTGCACTGCACAGTACCAAACACTGCCATGTCTGTCTGTAGTGCTACAGTGATTGCTGCAtcctcatattttttttgtgcttattCTTTGCAGGTACTTCCCCTTTGGCATTGTATTTCTCATAGCTGGAAAGATCTTGGAGATGGAAGATCCGTCGGTTATAGGACAGAAACTGGGACTGTATGTCATTACAGTGGTGTCAGGGCTTGCCTTCCATGGAATCATCCTCTTACCTCTGCTTTTTGTCCTCATCACAAAGAAAAACCCCTTTGCTTTCATTCAGGGGATACTGCAAGCCTTGCTGATCGCCTTAGCTACATCCTCCAGGTAGGAAAACATGGCTGGAAGCTGCAGATACCGCAGAGCAGGGATCTGGTTTAGCAAGGGAGACATGGCTGAGCTCTGGGAGGAGAGGTGTAACTCAAAGGAAAACTATGCTCCAGCACTATTTGAAATGAGAATGCTCCTGGTTTTAGGAGGAAGCAGACACTTGGTCCTGCCCTGGTTGGTAGACCTGGGCAGCTCATGGTGCTCTTCCACTCACCCTCTCCCAGGGCTTTCCCAAAGCAAACCagcaatatttttgtgtgtgtgtgcacacttCATTCaactgctgcagttttctttccatGAATTCAAACCAGGACTATTGTAGGTGCTTTATAAACTGCATGGGGTTATGATCCTGGagtttaattgaaaatattaaaagctcTTCTGAACACTTTACTGACAATCTAAAATCAACTACAGTGTATCCCAAGTTCAGccacaaaaaaatcttccctactttgaaaagattttaataattttagattttatctgtctattctattttaatttaaatacaaatatattataacaatgaaaaaaacttcACACTATTAACTACCACCCTTTCCAGAAGACACACAAATTCCAACATTTTCCTGGAGCACATTTGACCAGGCAAAGGGTTTTTCTGGCCTCTCTGTTGCTTCTTCATGTAATCCAAATAAAACCCCCTGGACTGTGCCTCCCTTCTCCAGTGCCCACTGCTGTAACTGTTGCTTCTGCAACTCTTAATGACCTGGTCTCCCCTGAACTTGGATCTCCAGCTCTTTCTCCATCAggcttctcctccctctgctctgcagccagctaAGGGAGGGAGATCTGTCACAGAAAGAATACCCTGCTCCTTGTCCCAGCCCCATGttctgtgcccagggctggggccaACACACTGCATCCAGGGCCGTTCCCAAATGCAGTCTCTGCCTCCCAGAGTCTGTTCAAATCCCATTGActtattttctgtggtttccTTTCTTCAACCTGTTCTTCTTCCTCCATTCCTCATCCCCGTTCCTGTGGGACAGTTGTTGTCTTCATGCTAGACAGAAACAACAGAGAGAGGTCAGAGGTGCATAAGTTGAGGCAGGCATCCCACATGGAGGAGACAGGTGAGGACACAGGGGTCTGGCTAGACCCCAACACAGCCAGTGCTAGTACACACAGTCACATGCtccaggaggtgctgcaggatTAATGTGGGCACATTAATGTTCAACAGAGATGTTCaacagagctgcagccatggCACACAGGTGGTTAAAGTGATGACTTCAGCCACTGAAATGAcattctgacattttctttctcagcctGCAGCTCACTTTGCTGATGATGTCTATTCCCCAGGTGGCGAGAGCCAAATTTCATTGCGACGACAATTTGTGCAACATTGAGGCACCCATCCTCAGGAGGGCTGGTATTTCTGTCCCATCACACTGACTCCAACTTATAAAACTCAACACAAACAGCAATTACTGCTCATTTCttgtcctgcagctcagccaccCTGCCCATCACCCTCAAGTGTCTCCTGGAGAACAACGGCATCGACAGACGCGTGGCACGATTCGTGCTCCCTGTCGGGGCCACCATCAACATGGACGGCACAGCGCTCTACGAGGCCGTCGCTGCCATCTTTATTGCCCAGGTCAATGAGTATGAACTGGATTTGGGACAAATTATAACTATAAGGTAAAAgtttctctgcagcagccagattATTTCTCTCTATTCCTATTTATAGACATTAGGACAACCTCTTGCATTTTTCCCGTTTGCAGAGATCTTGTTAATGCACAGAGTGACCTTTGCTGGGAAGTTGAGGAGCAGAAGAGGGTGCAGCATGTCCCAGTCCCTATACTGTGTGCCAGGGaaagctgggctggctctgcacCCCAGAATCTGCTGCAAGTCAAGGACTTTGCCTGTAGGGAAAAGCCTAGCTGCACAGACATGTGGCTGAAGCACGTCAGCACTATAGGGCTGAGCACAGGATTTGTGCAGATGTCATTTATTCCCCTTCAGGAATGGGATATTCTCATTTTATAAGCAGGGAAATAAAGCATGTAACTAAATCATAATTAAGtacatttgcaaatatttttcactaCTAAGGAGGAAGTCCCTACCCTGAAGACAGAGAggagcacagagccagggcacCTGTTGCTGTGTGCAGGGGAATTTGTGATAGCACCCGGGAACAGGAAGGTAGAGGAAGTCAGATCCAATCCAGTCCTTCCACACAGCAATAACTTACTCTGCCATGCAAAGATGCTAGATTGAATTGCACAGCCACCTTCTCTTTGCAGCATCACAGCCTCGGCAGCCAGCATTGGGGCCGCTGGGATCCCGCAGTCTGGGCTCGTCACCATGGTCATTGTCCTCACCTCTGTGGGGCTGCCCACCGAGGACATCACCCTCATCATCGCCGTCGACTGGGCTCTGTAAGTGCTCTCCAGTGTCAATTCACGCTGATGTATCTTCATCTTCACAGATGAAACCAGATTGCTCTTAAGACACAAACTGATGCTGGATTACATTTGTCAGAGACAAATAAACACTGAGCTTGTGAAATGTGCCATTCTAAAGTACTAAGATAAAAACAAAGCGAGTCATTAGGtgagaaagcagagagagcaAATGCTGAGGACACGTGGGTGGCTGGTTTGTACTTCCCAGCCCCCCAGGAAGAAGTGAGAACAGTGTCAAGTATCAtggctgcttttctctttacCCCACAAAGGAAGGTTAACACACCACCAGTTCAACCTTTCAGCATCACCGGgtacccagcactgctggcacctTGTACTAATGAGAGGTGAGTGAGAGGTGCCTGGGCAGACAAGAGAGAAGCAGAGGCTGGATCTACAGGATTTTTCCTTGAGAGGCATCTCAAGGAGTCTTATGACTTCCTGGGGCAGATCTCCTGCACTTAGCACAACAGTGCCCATCCCATTTTGGGAGGTGCCACTGGCAGGTCCCTGCACTGCTCACACAGGCAGGGTGAGACAGatgctgccccagcacagggctcacATAGGgactgttttctctctgcatctgcaaaaccaacacagcaCTTGGCTACACCAGTGGGAGGCACATTCAGAATGGGGGCTAACATGTTTCAAAGCTATCAACACCCCAGAAACACCAGCTGTGACCACCCCCTACATCCTGGTGCTGTCTCTCCACAGGGACCGACTACGAACCATGACCAATGTCCTCGGTGATGCGCTGGCTGCTGGCATCATAGCACACGTCTGCGAGAAGGACTTTGCCCCAAAGCCCCCCCCAGTATGTGCAGCAtggtgggaaggaaggggggTGTGGGACATGGCAGGACAGGCACAAGGCACCTACTCACTACTCACtgtgctcttttctttttgcaggaAGACCGAGTGAGCAACACAGACAAGTTTCCTTCTGCAGAGACCCCACACCCGCATCCCAAAGACAATGGGATTGAAGTGATTGAAGAAAGCCTTTTGGATCAGACAGAAGTTCACTACAACATCTGCCAGGTGTAGATAACAGCATTCCTGCTCCCAGGAATGGCATCTTGGTGCTAAACACTGACATAGTGAGCGTCGCATATGGATGCTCTGCAAGTTAAAAGGCCTTACTTGGCACAAGAAGTGGGAAAATCCTCTTATCCTTTGAAGACCATAGGACTCCCAGCAGGCACCCAAAGAgcatggctctgctgctggggcagggagccagctcctccctgcgcctgaggacacagctgggagctCGCTGCCCTGTCTTAAATGGCTGGGTTTGAAGGATTGTTAACTCCCATTTTTCCAAGCTCACCTATTTTTGAAAGCTAGGGAGGTGAGCAGGTGTTTGCAGACTGGAATTGGTGAGAATGCAGCAGGGGTGAGACATATCACTGAACCCTCTGgccagcagctcttccctggaggccaggctgtgctccagaagcttttgttttccttatagagattatttttttaatcgttgctttttattttactactgGGTTCTCATCTAAACACTAAGATTACGCGAATTTCTGCCTAGAGCTCAAAATTCAAGTTGGACATAATGGGATTTCCCAGCTGTCAGGTTACAGACAGGACGGCTGAGCTGTTGCACTCTCGTGGGGACAGTGGGATCCACtggctggaaggaaggaaggaaggaaagacaAACTGTACAcctgtttctgcagctgtctTATTACAGAAAACTAATTAACGAGGCCCAGTTGCAACTGTGTTGATTTTCCCAGTTAAGGATCTGTCTCCAAGCTCAAATTCCAATTACAGCCTTAAAATCCAGGCTTCCCAGGGTAGCCTTCTACACAAAAGCCTTTTATACCAACAATTCATGtaactgaattaatttgtatttcaaaatgtcatCTCATCCCTTTTCTCTTGATCTTCCCTGCCACAGAATTGGAAATCATAACACAGCTCAGACCCCCACTCACATCACTGAACTGTTCTCCAACTgcacataaagaaaacattttatgtgCAGAATTCTTTCAAGCTGAAGTCAGaggctgtaaaaaaaattaatttagaaaaaatattaattccagTTTTGccaaatgaaaagcagaaactaTTAAATATCATAAACCAGCTTTAGCACAAAAATTGTCTTCTATTAACTTCAAGCAAAAGCCTTCACATAATTAGAATCCTGGGCAATGTAAGCTTGAGACTTAGGAGTTAGCAGCTCCTAGGCTGCTAACTTTGGCCTTTTCACCCTTTCTCCTTGGTGAGGTTAATTATTACCTTCTTAAACATTACAGCCCAATTGGTCTTCAAGGAGCACTTACATCATTTGCAAACCCCAAATAATCACACTTCAAATCAAtctctgcagcttccccagacatccctccctccttcccataTCATGTATGATCACCTTGATACATCACACACTGGTTCAGCATCACTGGCTCTGAAGGGTTTTGCGGTTGTATCTCTATACCAGGAGTGAGCTCAGGCACCCAAAACCCCCTGGGAGACACTGGGGAGgctccaggcagccccagctctggccaAGGATCCGAGTATCTGTCTGCAAGTTCCCCACatcctgcagacacagctggacaGACACCTCCAATGCACCTGCACCAGCAGACTAATTAAAACAGGCAAGATTTTTGAGACCTTTCTGGTCAGTCACTGGTGCATGGGAGCACCTCCATCCCTCACTGGATGCCCCAGGTGAGTCCAGGCTGACCAGCACAgacaccagcacaggcagcagagacaagCCCCACTCTCACATTTGTTCTCCTCTCATCAATGAGCTCTGGATATTACAGCACACCATTAACCCTGCAACAAAAGGCAGGATGGAATGCCCATGGCAAAAGGTTCTtgagtgctggggctgcaggatgaGCCTCTGGGCAGTCACTCTCATCactgggctctggctgctgcagaccAGACCACTTTATCCCATGCCCTGGAAACTGCAAGTCATactaaaacaatttaaataacaCATCCTCAAGCTcactgcagcaaagaaaaaaatattattgtaaacACAGAATACTATATCTCAGTAATAAATCTAGAGCTGGTGAAGCCAATTGCACCCTGTACAACTTGCCCCTGGGCTTTATCAGAATGGATGGATTGGAAAGGAACTCAAAGCTCAtctcccatggcagggacaccttccattagaccaggttgctccaagccctgttcaACCTGGCCTTCAAAGTGTTGGTAACACCTCTTACTATCTGGTGAGATTCACATTAGCAGAGATGTTTTGATTTTGGAAATCAGCAGGAAGTATTTTGATGCTAGTAAGGTAAAGTGTCATGCTGGAGTCCACATAGCCTTGTCCTTGTGACAAATACAGCAAGGGAGAGCTTTGAGTCCAGCAACCTCAAAATTGGGTTGTCATCACTGTGACCCTCTAACAGGataaaacaaggggaaaaaataattcaagtgcTTCTGAAAATCTCTTTGTGGTCTGGTATAGAGGGAAGGGTTATTGAAGGGGAAAGCCCAAAGGCAGCAAGGACAATCCATCTTCAGCACTGCACACAGACAAAGAACAGGCACTTGAACACCTTCAACAGGGTGGAAATTGTGGAAAAGTAAATGAAGATTTACAGGATGGCCCAGCTAGTGAGGCTCCCACTGTTGCAGACCATGCCCTTGGGACAGCTCCATCCTAGCCCCACCTGCATTTTCAGtaccctgctgctggggaaacaCTGACAGCAATGTTGATCTGCTGCTCAGGGGGGAACAGCagcctccctgtgccagccctgagAGCTGGTGGCACTCATGGAACCCCAGAATGTCAGCAAGGCTTTTGTAGAGAGCAACACAAACTCATCAGGGGTGAGGAATAGGAGATTTCTAGAAAACGAGAAAGTAGCAGAGTCTGGCCAAAGTCACTGGGCATCACTTGGGAGGAGTTTTATTCTGTACCAGCTGTATTCAGGAGACCAGGATGGGAGAGAGGTGAAGTTCCACGTGACAAACTGAAACCCATCTATTCAGCCtcaaaaaagattaaaaaaagggaTCTGGGGaactgcccaggctccccagggaatgggcccagccccaaggctgccggagctccaggagcgtttggacagaGCTCTCAGGGATGAGCATCTCATTTCATCTCAGGGTGAAATTGCTGGGGTATCTGTGtagggccaggggctggagtGATGATCCCTTTGGACACAGTATATTCTGTGGTTCCATAATTAATTCTACTGACAGATACACTGCAccttcaaagtattttaaactattttccCAGGCACCTGTAAGAAAAAGAGGCGCCTCTCTCTGTTCTAGGACTGAAAATCTAACTCTATGTTATTTCCACGCAATTGGAGAAGTACAGGCAGTGCAAGGCACATATCCTACAGCACAGAAATCTGGTGTACAGAAAGCACACATGCTCAAATGCtgtatttcttccttcaaaatctttgttttccttacaaacaaaaatctcagcTGCTCTGGTAATATAGGTGATCCCTGGGTTATGGCTGCTGCACTTAATATTGCAATAAATTTGGAGAGCAACTGGGTGAAGGAATTTGGTGGTTATACAAGtgttattttactgaaaaaatcCTCAAGGAAATCTACTTTGGTGAACTAAAATCCATGTGAAAGGTATTTATGGGGTCTGTGGTTAttaagcaaaaggaaaagctgaagcagcCCTTGGCTTTGGGGCACCTCCCAGACATGGGCAGAAAACCCACCTGCTGGCCACATGAGCCTTGACTGGGGAATGACATTTCCACAATGGTATTTGAGAATTTGAGGATGTGACTGACcataaatgaattttcattgAACTGAATGACTTGAGCATACACTTTACTCAGAAGACACTGGCTTGTTCCTACAAGTTGACTTGATCCTCCAGATTGGTTCTTTTCTGTGCATCAGTTGTCTTCCAGAGCACCAGTTATTTTTACATACctgaatttataaaatgttgAGTTTTGATCAGGGACTTTCTCTTTTATATCATTTTCACACCTTTTTAGGACATATAAAtggagttggaagggaactgtcagcagagcactgctgccaTTGTTCCTTTGGATCACAATGTGCCTCAGTTTGTGTTTTACTAAAACTGAAAAGAGTAACAAAATAATTCAATGCTGTAGCATGTGGCAAAATACAATCCAAACAACAGATGtgaaaaccaacccaaaactcacttttaatttaaagtacTACTGACTTCAAAATTAGTCTGCAAGTTTTTTAgaatgattttgaaaatttccttccatgaaatgtttttaaagataattcTTTAAATCTATTACAATCCCAGGTTTCTCTGTAAAACCAGGTTTTCAAAGCAGCTCTGAACAGATATAGCTCAAATAAGCAAATAAGCTGGGTTTTATTTGACAATCACAGCATGTAACCTCTACTAAATGCTCCTCTAGGGAGTGAATGCCTCCATGGGGAtgtgttttctgcctttccaaTTCACTGTGCACATTTGTTTCCTTAGGAATTCCTAATCTTGTCTGATGTGATAATAAACTTTCTAGAAAATGTGAATGAATTATTTCAGTCCTTCCTGCAGGCAGGTGCAGCTCAGCCCATCAGCCATGGATTACACACATCACAGCCCAGGTCAGGACAGGTCCTGCTCAGAATGCAGCGCTACGAGAGCACAGCAAGGCACATCAGTGCTGAGGGACCACTTGCAAACTGATCAACAGTTCAGATCTAGCTCATAAATTGTCATTCAGTGTTCACATGCAGAGAATCTCATGCCAACCCTTGCCACAGGGCAGGGGGACCACTATCCCAGGGCACTCCAAGCCCCCTCCAACCcggcctggaacacttccaaggatccaggggcagccacaccttctctgggcaccttgtgccagggcctgcccacctCACAGccaacaatttcttcctaataccccatctaaccctgccctctggcagtggaaagccattgtcccttgtcctgACACTCTGGGCCCTTGTCTCAAGTCCCCCTCTGGGTCTCTTGCAGGCTCCCTAAAAATTGTATCAGCACCTTTGCTGGGCCTTTAGGGCTGGTGTTTAGTCCCCTACAGCACCCCACAGATGCCATCAGCCCCCAGccatgcacacacagcacagggtgCACAGGGGCCCCACGGACCCGTTACCTTGGGCCTCCACCAACCTGGACAGTTCTGCAGCGTGCTCCACCCACTGTGTTGGACATTCTCCAGATGCAAACTTTCCAGGATTCAGTGTGGAGAGGAAACTGTAGCATCCCTGTGTAAGATGCTCCAAAATCCACGTCATGAATAGCCCAACTTTTGCTGGTGCAGAGATCCTGGTATCCAGGTGTGAAATGTGCACTTACCTTTCCTTTCTAGAAGCTCTGTGCCTCGTTTAAATTACACATATGAAGTGCCCTGTAGCAAGAGCCAGGCACCTTTCTGAGCATTACATCCCAGGCTTTCTGAGCAGATGTCTTCAGAAGGCTCTTACTGACAGGTTTAGACTGGGTGCTAAGACTAATAGTTTGAGCAGTAGGATGAATCCCACCCTAAATTACATGTCTGAGCAAAAAACCTATTTTTAGAATTCTGAACCTTCAAACTCTAAAAGGCCAGTTTTAGTTTTCAGTCTGAGCCATGGATTTAGGCAAACCACAGCCCAACACAAGACAGGAAAGAACAGTAAGGCTGAAACATTACACCCAACCCAAAACTTGCTGCTCCACTTACCTGGCCATTTCACTTCAGAGATCTTCTACTCACTGTCCTTCcttgaaacagaacaaaatggGTATTTGGCCattctccttctttccttttcaatatTCCTGGAGTCTTCAACCATCTGCAGAGCAGGATTTTAAACCAGATTCTGGTGCTAAAACATTGAGCAGCATCATGACCCCAACTTCAGAACACTGCTTTCTCTAGACATTTCACTCCATTTCTGTCTTGCTTTCTCTACCCTAAGCACTTACTTACTTTGACAGGCTGCAATCACCAGAGACAGACAAAGCACATGCTCTGCACTTACAGCCTGGCAGACAGACATCTGTTGGTGGTATCACAGCTCAAGCCAGCCTAACTTCCTCACAGTTCTCCTAATGCCAACAAAATGCCAATCCTGATCTTTAATAGTTGGTTTTTACTGCTCATGTATCAAGTGATTCTTCCCCACAGGATGTGGCATTCACTCAGCTGCTACTCAGAATTATGAGCTGGTCTTCCCCACCATGCTTCCCTCTAACCTGAGCACTAATCTGCATTTCCTAGACATAAAGCCTGAAGTAGGAAATGAAACACTCAGATGTATCCTTCCCAAGCAGCAATTACCCACTTGCTCACAACTAGTTACCAAAGTAGAACTCTGTTCTAATTCACCCTCTCACCTTTCCAACCAGGTGCAAACCAAACACGCAGGGAACTGCTCAAGCTCTGGGTT of Parus major isolate Abel chromosome 28, Parus_major1.1, whole genome shotgun sequence contains these proteins:
- the LOC107215541 gene encoding excitatory amino acid transporter 5-like is translated as MSGLATMDSKACGKMGVITITYYLWTTFMAVTVGIILVVSIHPGAAAQKDNYSVGKVVLSSADALLDLIRNMFPSNLVEASFQQYRTVLVPVVKSPGFPKIPGKPVNFIYFAPDDKNPEIHRPVFLELTPSPEMTYRTLAGTSNEMNVLGIVIFSATIGLLLGKMGERGAPLVNVCQCLNEAVMKIVSMAVWYFPFGIVFLIAGKILEMEDPSVIGQKLGLYVITVVSGLAFHGIILLPLLFVLITKKNPFAFIQGILQALLIALATSSSSATLPITLKCLLENNGIDRRVARFVLPVGATINMDGTALYEAVAAIFIAQVNEYELDLGQIITISITASAASIGAAGIPQSGLVTMVIVLTSVGLPTEDITLIIAVDWALDRLRTMTNVLGDALAAGIIAHVCEKDFAPKPPPEDRVSNTDKFPSAETPHPHPKDNGIEVIEESLLDQTEVHYNICQV